In a single window of the Eshraghiella crossota genome:
- a CDS encoding MATE family efflux transporter produces MNNGIDFGKDGIWKILFKLAPPVMAAQLIQALYNMVDSIFVGRYSEAGLTALSIIYPIQLLMIAVAVGTGVGINTLMAHYLGMGKVKEKDETAGTATLLALVMWAVFATVSFFLMPKYAGMSTKSPEIIKEVVTYGRIVSVLSIGLFLESAWTKVLQSEGNMKLPMIAQIAGAVINIILDYLLIFGIGFFPALGIAGAAVATVTGQIAAAVIVMTKGFRKSPPLSVYKKYVKKIYYLGFPNILMQSAYTFYIFGLNMILKGFSDQAVTTLGLYYKWQSFFFIPLGAMQTCIVPVISYNYGAGMYDRCKKTLKDAVIFGWTLMIIGILCFEIIPGPMLRVFSRDAKVIEIGVNAFHIIGMSFILLVTSLTFPVYFQAIGQSVKSSLLTVLRTVVLFVPLGWLFSKLGLKYFWCTFPVTEFITTAAGLIMLKRFRGNYE; encoded by the coding sequence ATGAATAACGGAATAGATTTCGGAAAAGACGGAATATGGAAAATATTATTTAAACTGGCACCTCCTGTAATGGCAGCACAGCTTATACAGGCGTTATATAACATGGTGGACAGTATATTTGTGGGAAGATACTCGGAGGCCGGACTTACGGCATTATCGATAATCTATCCGATACAGCTTTTAATGATAGCGGTAGCCGTGGGAACGGGCGTCGGTATCAACACTTTAATGGCACATTATCTCGGAATGGGTAAAGTAAAAGAAAAAGATGAAACGGCAGGAACAGCCACATTGCTTGCACTTGTGATGTGGGCTGTTTTTGCTACAGTCAGCTTTTTTCTTATGCCGAAATATGCGGGAATGTCAACCAAATCACCGGAGATAATTAAAGAAGTGGTTACTTATGGGAGGATAGTTTCCGTATTAAGCATAGGACTTTTTCTTGAAAGTGCATGGACAAAAGTATTGCAGTCAGAAGGTAATATGAAGCTTCCTATGATAGCCCAGATAGCAGGTGCGGTAATTAATATTATATTGGATTACCTCCTTATATTCGGAATAGGATTTTTTCCGGCACTTGGAATAGCAGGTGCGGCAGTAGCCACGGTAACGGGGCAGATAGCTGCGGCTGTAATCGTAATGACTAAGGGATTCAGGAAATCTCCCCCACTTTCAGTTTATAAAAAGTATGTCAAAAAAATCTATTATCTTGGATTCCCTAATATTTTAATGCAGTCGGCGTATACATTTTATATATTTGGGCTTAATATGATTCTAAAGGGATTTTCAGACCAGGCAGTAACGACACTGGGATTGTACTATAAATGGCAGTCGTTTTTCTTTATTCCGTTAGGGGCAATGCAGACCTGTATAGTTCCCGTCATAAGCTACAACTACGGTGCCGGTATGTATGACAGATGCAAAAAGACGTTAAAAGATGCGGTAATTTTTGGATGGACTCTTATGATTATAGGAATCCTTTGCTTTGAGATAATTCCGGGGCCGATGTTAAGGGTATTTTCAAGGGACGCAAAGGTAATTGAGATTGGAGTTAATGCCTTTCACATTATAGGTATGTCTTTTATACTCCTTGTAACGTCACTTACGTTTCCTGTATATTTTCAGGCAATCGGACAGTCTGTTAAAAGTTCGCTGCTGACGGTTTTAAGGACGGTGGTATTGTTTGTACCTTTAGGCTGGTTGTTCTCAAAGCTTGGACTTAAATATTTCTGGTGTACCTTCCCTGTGACGGAGTTTATAACTACAGCCGCAGGGTTAATAATGTTAAAAAGATTCAGAGGTAATTATGAATAA
- a CDS encoding RNA polymerase sigma factor produces the protein MYSRDELENIIKKYGDSVYRLAYLKMKNKDKADDIYQNVFLKLIKQDNRIEPEEHLKAWLMRTTVNCCKDYWKSSWHRKVSYEEKEPDAGNGQENGYLTELVQDMPEKYRTVIHLFYYEGYSIKEIALMLGEKENTIASQLSRGRERLKGMLSEKEVRGYGF, from the coding sequence TTGTATAGTCGCGATGAATTAGAAAACATTATTAAAAAATACGGCGACAGCGTTTACAGGCTGGCATATCTCAAAATGAAAAATAAAGACAAAGCAGATGATATTTACCAGAATGTTTTCCTGAAGCTTATAAAACAAGACAATAGAATAGAACCTGAGGAACACCTTAAAGCGTGGCTTATGAGGACAACCGTTAATTGCTGCAAAGATTACTGGAAATCATCATGGCACAGGAAAGTCAGTTATGAAGAAAAAGAACCCGATGCCGGTAACGGACAGGAAAATGGGTATCTTACAGAGCTGGTGCAGGATATGCCGGAAAAATATAGGACAGTAATTCATCTTTTTTATTATGAAGGCTACAGTATCAAAGAGATTGCCCTTATGCTTGGGGAAAAAGAGAATACAATAGCCAGTCAGTTGTCAAGAGGACGGGAACGTTTGAAAGGAATGTTATCGGAAAAGGAGGTACGTGGATATGGATTTTGA
- a CDS encoding DUF4417 domain-containing protein, producing the protein MIKGLSEYEKYKVLRPVVGEHQLDENGFPIINKTEFHEKEWQNIGVTGLQNASPKKKNDNMVLLMFNYDYRLLNLWNTPLKKIGLFQSFYAIATPDFSIYPEMNINDIRHNVYMSRWLGKTWQNFGSTVYPTIGWALPDTYDIVFGGVEKGGIVIISTLGCQNNTEVFLKGFNEMKKRLTPSLIIVYGDMIEGMTGRFVNYKYSDAFSRESFQLRIEGISQVFEIKEAV; encoded by the coding sequence ATGATAAAAGGATTATCAGAGTACGAAAAGTATAAGGTTTTGCGTCCGGTTGTTGGAGAACATCAACTGGATGAAAATGGATTTCCTATAATTAACAAAACTGAATTTCACGAAAAAGAATGGCAAAATATTGGTGTGACAGGGTTACAGAATGCATCGCCCAAAAAGAAGAATGATAATATGGTTTTATTAATGTTTAACTATGACTATCGTTTATTGAATTTATGGAATACACCTTTAAAGAAGATTGGTTTATTTCAGTCATTTTATGCAATTGCGACACCTGATTTCAGCATATATCCGGAAATGAATATAAATGATATACGACATAATGTATATATGTCTAGATGGTTAGGAAAAACTTGGCAAAACTTTGGTAGTACAGTATATCCTACAATTGGTTGGGCGTTACCAGATACATATGATATAGTTTTTGGAGGAGTTGAAAAAGGTGGCATTGTGATTATCTCAACATTAGGATGCCAGAATAATACAGAAGTTTTCCTAAAAGGCTTTAATGAAATGAAAAAAAGATTAACCCCCTCACTAATCATTGTCTATGGGGATATGATTGAGGGAATGACCGGAAGATTTGTTAACTACAAATATTCAGATGCATTTTCAAGAGAATCATTTCAATTAAGAATTGAAGGGATATCGCAGGTGTTTGAAATTAAGGAGGCAGTATAA
- a CDS encoding helix-turn-helix domain-containing protein, with protein MAYISYSLKKEYKKETNAQRTKNLKRLREIIAKLSLSDFATETGITKNDLSMLENGEKTLSLFHIQAYKKFFLEKYTINLSVDYIMGYTDIMENNNLNYQREVGLSSDAINTLKIFKKSYNELLDVTNSLFSDKDKAIALFSNIRIIISDDTWHPCIAHYINDSAEQVKYEDINIPNRLGFYCDNYGVLLIDEGILKSHSLLKIQEILESYKRNDD; from the coding sequence ATGGCATATATTTCTTATTCACTAAAAAAAGAGTACAAAAAAGAAACCAACGCACAACGAACAAAAAATTTAAAAAGACTAAGAGAAATTATTGCAAAATTATCTTTATCAGATTTTGCAACAGAAACCGGAATAACAAAAAACGATTTAAGTATGCTTGAAAATGGAGAAAAAACACTTTCACTTTTTCATATCCAAGCCTATAAAAAATTCTTTCTTGAAAAATATACAATAAATCTATCTGTTGACTATATAATGGGCTACACTGATATAATGGAAAATAATAATCTTAATTATCAACGTGAAGTAGGTTTATCTAGTGATGCAATTAATACATTGAAAATTTTCAAAAAATCATACAACGAATTATTAGATGTAACAAATTCATTGTTTTCTGATAAAGATAAAGCAATTGCATTGTTTTCAAATATACGTATTATTATTTCTGATGATACATGGCACCCATGCATAGCACATTATATTAATGACTCTGCAGAACAAGTAAAATATGAAGATATCAACATTCCCAATCGCTTGGGATTTTATTGTGATAATTATGGAGTATTATTAATAGATGAAGGTATTTTAAAAAGTCATTCCTTATTAAAAATCCAAGAGATTTTAGAGAGTTACAAAAGAAATGATGATTAA
- a CDS encoding IS66 family transposase, with amino-acid sequence MLDNRQQSVKPLVDAFFAWVKDILNNKVISSTDLRKALTYSVNQEKYLRVFLELAIIPLDNNDAERSIKKFCVGKHSWHIIDSKKGAKASAFLYSIAETAKANGVNPFEYFKFLMEQLKEYPRNEVPEEDLKKLMPWSETLPDCCKQLKKQS; translated from the coding sequence ATTCTTGATAATAGACAGCAATCAGTAAAGCCACTGGTTGATGCTTTCTTTGCGTGGGTAAAAGATATCCTGAACAATAAGGTCATATCCTCAACTGATTTGAGGAAGGCACTGACCTATTCTGTGAACCAGGAAAAATATCTTCGAGTCTTTCTAGAATTAGCGATTATTCCGTTGGATAATAATGACGCGGAACGCAGCATCAAAAAATTCTGCGTTGGAAAACATAGCTGGCACATCATAGATTCCAAGAAAGGAGCAAAGGCAAGTGCATTCCTGTATTCTATTGCAGAAACAGCGAAAGCCAATGGTGTGAATCCTTTTGAGTATTTTAAGTTTCTGATGGAACAACTGAAAGAGTATCCCCGAAATGAAGTTCCAGAGGAAGACCTGAAGAAACTTATGCCATGGTCGGAAACGCTTCCTGACTGCTGCAAACAACTGAAGAAACAGAGTTAA
- a CDS encoding IS66 family transposase, with protein sequence MWVHLTGELSPDPKIIVDEYQKTRHSDHPKEYYKNFKGILVTDGLAQYHKIARKLEHLGNANCWDNKPYSRTGIRLTVNENMQKS encoded by the coding sequence ATGTGGGTGCATCTGACCGGTGAGCTTAGCCCGGATCCAAAGATCATTGTGGATGAATACCAGAAAACACGCCACAGTGATCATCCCAAAGAGTATTATAAGAACTTTAAGGGAATCCTGGTTACCGACGGTCTTGCCCAGTATCACAAGATTGCTCGCAAATTGGAACATTTGGGAAATGCGAATTGCTGGGATAATAAGCCTTATTCGAGAACTGGAATAAGGCTCACTGTAAACGAAAATATGCAGAAATCGTGA
- a CDS encoding DpnI domain-containing protein, producing the protein MFCPYCGNKYISHFENNRPVADFFCPSCMEEYELKSKGGSISNKMLHVGASDR; encoded by the coding sequence ATGTTTTGTCCATATTGTGGGAATAAATATATCTCTCATTTTGAAAATAACAGACCGGTTGCAGATTTCTTTTGCCCATCTTGTATGGAAGAATATGAGTTAAAAAGTAAAGGGGGCTCTATTAGTAATAAGATGCTACATGTGGGTGCATCTGACCGGTGA
- a CDS encoding DNA-methyltransferase: MLIEGNGRDLSMLKDNSIDCILTDHPWLDRKSNKGGTRDFAEYDCFRYTLNDFKEKARVLKEGCFLVEVLPAENENNYEYLYQIKNYAKEAGFLYYSKVTWKKGNFVSNTGRKAKNTQDIMFFSKGKARSMRIDKKKSDSTGQIHYMSGSNGMLPAMFDIQPVSKKNKIHQSELPVELCEEILEYVTYQGEIVLDSFAGSGAVGVAALNKKRNCILIEILKENIEKIKNRFKSVVYQTVLES; this comes from the coding sequence TTGTTAATTGAAGGTAATGGCAGAGACCTGTCAATGCTGAAGGATAATAGTATTGATTGCATATTAACAGACCACCCTTGGTTAGATAGAAAATCAAACAAAGGTGGTACGAGGGACTTTGCAGAATATGATTGTTTTAGGTATACTTTGAATGATTTCAAGGAAAAAGCCAGAGTATTGAAGGAAGGATGTTTTCTTGTGGAAGTACTTCCGGCAGAGAATGAAAATAATTATGAATATCTCTATCAGATTAAAAATTATGCAAAGGAAGCTGGATTTTTATATTATTCTAAGGTAACATGGAAGAAAGGAAATTTTGTAAGCAATACAGGCAGAAAAGCGAAGAATACTCAAGATATAATGTTTTTTTCTAAAGGAAAGGCCAGAAGCATGAGAATTGACAAGAAAAAATCTGATAGTACAGGGCAAATACATTATATGAGTGGGAGCAATGGCATGTTACCTGCAATGTTTGACATTCAGCCGGTTTCAAAAAAGAATAAAATACATCAGAGCGAATTACCGGTTGAACTTTGTGAAGAAATTCTGGAATATGTAACATATCAGGGAGAAATAGTATTAGATTCATTTGCCGGAAGTGGAGCTGTAGGGGTTGCAGCTTTGAATAAAAAGAGAAATTGTATTCTGATAGAAATATTGAAAGAAAATATAGAAAAAATTAAGAATAGATTTAAAAGTGTTGTATATCAAACAGTATTGGAGTCATGA
- the rpsI gene encoding 30S ribosomal protein S9 codes for MAAKKAVSAKFYGTGRRKSSIARVYVTAGTGKITINKRDIDEYFGLETLKVIVRQPLVATDTTDKYDVTVNVHGGGTTGQAGAIRHGISRALLKVDADFRPTLKAAGFLTRDPRMKERKKYGLKAARRAPQFSKR; via the coding sequence ATGGCAGCAAAGAAAGCAGTTAGCGCAAAGTTCTATGGAACAGGAAGAAGAAAAAGCAGTATTGCAAGAGTATATGTAACAGCCGGAACAGGTAAGATTACTATCAATAAGAGAGATATAGATGAGTACTTTGGTCTTGAGACATTAAAGGTTATCGTTAGACAGCCACTTGTAGCTACAGATACTACAGATAAATATGACGTTACAGTTAACGTTCACGGTGGTGGAACAACAGGACAGGCCGGAGCAATCAGACACGGCATTTCAAGAGCACTCCTTAAAGTTGATGCTGATTTCAGACCAACACTTAAGGCAGCAGGATTCCTCACAAGAGATCCAAGAATGAAAGAACGTAAGAAATACGGTCTCAAAGCAGCTCGTAGAGCACCACAGTTCTCAAAGAGATAA
- the rplM gene encoding 50S ribosomal protein L13, protein MKTFMASASSIDRKWYVVDATGYTLGRLASEVAKVLRGKNKPTYTPSMDTGDYVIVVNAEKVKVTGKKLDQKVYYRHSEYVGSLKETTLREMLNKHPERVIESAVKGMLPKGPLGREMYTKLHVYAGPDHKHEAQKPEVLTF, encoded by the coding sequence ATGAAAACATTCATGGCTAGTGCATCATCAATTGATAGAAAATGGTATGTAGTTGATGCAACAGGATATACATTAGGACGTCTTGCTTCAGAGGTGGCTAAGGTTTTAAGAGGAAAGAATAAGCCAACATATACACCAAGCATGGACACAGGTGATTACGTAATCGTAGTCAACGCAGAAAAAGTTAAAGTAACAGGTAAGAAACTTGATCAGAAAGTTTACTACAGACATTCAGAGTATGTAGGAAGCCTTAAGGAGACAACTCTCAGAGAAATGCTTAACAAGCATCCTGAAAGAGTTATTGAATCTGCAGTTAAGGGTATGCTTCCAAAGGGACCTTTAGGAAGAGAAATGTATACTAAACTCCACGTTTACGCTGGTCCGGACCACAAGCATGAAGCTCAGAAGCCGGAAGTATTAACATTTTAA
- the truA gene encoding tRNA pseudouridine(38-40) synthase TruA → MRVMLRVAYDGTGYSGWQKQPNAITVEEVLCKACKNLFAQDIDIIGASRTDAGVHSYGNVAVFDVDTRIPAEKISYALNSRLPEDIRVVESRQVSENFHPRHVECRKTYEYKIWNDKFENPLVRYYSHFFYGNLDIGKMNEACRYFIGLHDFTSFCSVGSQVQSKIREIYSISVEKNNRLITIRVTGNGFLYNMVRIIAGTLIKVGQGQLEPAEIPKIIDGKNRELAGPTAPARGLALVEINYEKTVDTN, encoded by the coding sequence ATGAGAGTTATGCTTCGTGTTGCGTATGACGGCACCGGCTATTCAGGCTGGCAGAAACAGCCCAATGCAATTACAGTTGAAGAAGTATTGTGTAAGGCCTGTAAAAATCTTTTTGCCCAGGATATAGATATCATCGGAGCAAGCAGGACGGACGCAGGAGTACATTCATACGGAAATGTAGCTGTGTTTGATGTGGATACGAGGATACCCGCCGAAAAGATTTCCTATGCACTTAACAGCAGACTTCCGGAGGATATCCGCGTTGTGGAGAGCAGGCAGGTAAGTGAGAATTTTCACCCACGTCATGTAGAATGCCGCAAAACTTATGAATATAAAATATGGAACGATAAATTTGAAAATCCTTTAGTTCGATATTACAGTCATTTTTTCTACGGAAATCTTGATATCGGAAAAATGAATGAAGCGTGCCGTTATTTTATCGGATTACATGATTTTACCTCGTTCTGCTCGGTAGGCAGCCAGGTTCAGAGTAAAATCAGGGAAATATATAGTATTTCTGTTGAAAAAAATAACAGGCTTATTACCATAAGAGTCACAGGAAACGGTTTTTTATATAATATGGTAAGAATAATTGCAGGTACACTGATTAAAGTAGGACAGGGACAGCTTGAACCCGCAGAAATTCCCAAAATTATTGACGGGAAAAACCGTGAACTTGCGGGACCTACAGCTCCTGCGCGGGGCCTTGCACTTGTTGAAATAAATTATGAAAAAACGGTTGACACAAATTAA
- a CDS encoding energy-coupling factor transporter transmembrane component T family protein, with protein MLKDITLGQYYPTESPIHKLDPRVKLFGTLVFIVSLFLAKNPAVYCIAATFLFTCIYISKVPVKYIMRGLKPVMVLMAFSLLFNIFGTDGRVLVKVWKLKITYEGLIQAAYMGIRLVFLIMGSTIMTLTTTPNMLTDGLEKSMRFLNVIKFPVHEIAMMMSIALRFIPILVEEADKIMKAQQARGADFDNGGIFKKTKALVPLLIPLFVSAIRRAYDLATAMEARCYRGGKGRTKMKPLKYTGKDFVAYAILLVYLGIIIAAKILWNYFLR; from the coding sequence ATGTTAAAAGATATTACATTAGGACAGTATTATCCAACAGAATCACCTATACACAAGCTGGATCCGAGAGTAAAGCTTTTTGGAACCCTTGTTTTTATTGTGTCTTTATTTCTGGCAAAAAATCCTGCTGTCTATTGTATTGCCGCAACTTTTCTTTTTACCTGTATATATATATCAAAAGTGCCTGTAAAATATATTATGCGAGGACTAAAGCCGGTTATGGTATTGATGGCATTCAGCCTTCTTTTCAATATATTTGGAACGGATGGCCGGGTACTGGTAAAAGTCTGGAAACTCAAAATAACCTACGAAGGACTGATACAGGCTGCATATATGGGAATAAGACTTGTGTTCCTCATTATGGGTTCAACAATAATGACGCTTACAACAACTCCGAATATGCTGACGGACGGTCTTGAAAAGTCAATGAGATTTCTTAACGTAATCAAATTCCCGGTTCACGAAATTGCCATGATGATGTCAATCGCCCTTAGATTTATCCCGATTCTCGTAGAAGAAGCGGATAAAATAATGAAAGCGCAGCAGGCGAGAGGTGCTGACTTTGATAATGGAGGAATCTTTAAGAAAACAAAGGCTTTAGTGCCCTTACTCATTCCTCTTTTTGTATCGGCAATAAGAAGAGCTTACGATCTTGCAACTGCCATGGAGGCACGTTGCTACAGGGGCGGCAAGGGCAGAACTAAAATGAAACCTCTTAAATATACCGGAAAAGATTTTGTTGCGTATGCCATTCTTTTAGTCTATCTTGGAATTATTATTGCCGCAAAAATACTTTGGAATTATTTCCTAAGGTAA
- a CDS encoding energy-coupling factor transporter ATPase has product MSIILDNVSYVYGQNEGYIKQALKDINLVIGKNEFIGLIGHTGSGKSTMTQILNGLLVPTTGNMYFEGLDTKEKNFNKKELRQKVGLVFQYPEHQLFETTVFKDVCFGPKNMGLSQKECELRAFEALTMVGFDSELFYQSPFELSGGQKRRVAIAGVMAMKPEYIVLDEPTAGLDPVGRDEILGMIKEVHEKTQNTIVLVSHSMEDVAKYVDRIVVMNDGRLTFDDTPQNVFSHYKELEKIGLAAPEITYIMNDLKKRGFDVKTDALTIDEGIAEITERLQEKGIF; this is encoded by the coding sequence ATGTCAATTATATTAGATAATGTCAGTTATGTATACGGACAGAACGAAGGCTATATTAAACAGGCTCTTAAAGATATCAACCTTGTAATCGGGAAAAATGAATTTATAGGGCTTATAGGTCATACCGGTTCGGGAAAGTCCACAATGACGCAGATATTGAATGGATTATTAGTACCGACAACAGGAAATATGTATTTTGAAGGTCTTGATACCAAGGAAAAGAATTTCAATAAAAAGGAACTACGCCAGAAAGTCGGGCTCGTATTTCAATACCCTGAACACCAGCTTTTTGAAACAACAGTATTCAAAGACGTGTGTTTCGGACCTAAAAATATGGGTTTATCACAAAAAGAATGTGAACTACGAGCATTTGAAGCACTGACAATGGTAGGATTTGACAGTGAACTTTTTTACCAGTCGCCCTTTGAATTGTCGGGAGGACAAAAAAGGCGTGTTGCAATAGCCGGCGTAATGGCTATGAAGCCGGAATATATTGTGCTTGATGAACCAACGGCGGGACTTGACCCTGTGGGAAGGGACGAGATTCTCGGAATGATAAAAGAAGTACACGAAAAAACACAGAATACCATAGTGCTTGTGTCCCACAGCATGGAGGACGTGGCAAAATATGTGGACAGAATTGTTGTCATGAACGACGGCAGGCTTACCTTTGATGATACACCGCAAAATGTTTTTTCACATTATAAAGAACTTGAAAAAATCGGACTTGCGGCACCTGAGATAACATATATTATGAATGATTTGAAAAAAAGAGGTTTTGACGTTAAAACCGATGCACTTACAATAGACGAGGGCATAGCAGAAATCACAGAAAGACTTCAAGAGAAAGGAATATTCTGA
- a CDS encoding energy-coupling factor transporter ATPase: MGIIKADDLVFDYIRRDEEGNVENVTEAVDHVSLDVEQGQFIAILGHNGSGKSTLAKHINAILKPTEGEMTVDGMSTSEEDNVWSVRQTAGMVFQNPDNQIVATIVEEDVAFGPENLGVPTDEIWERVNKALESVNMTMYRGYSPNKLSGGQKQRVAIAGVLAMKPKCIVLDEATAMLDPLGRKEVMSAIIELNKVEKITVILITHYMDEAVLADKIFVMDKGKIAMEGTPRQVFSHVEEIRKLRLDVPAATAMAYELRKAGYNVPKDILTRDELVEAVCQLY; the protein is encoded by the coding sequence ATGGGAATTATTAAAGCTGATGATTTGGTATTTGACTATATCAGAAGGGATGAAGAAGGCAATGTAGAAAATGTAACAGAGGCGGTTGACCATGTCAGCCTTGATGTGGAGCAGGGACAATTTATTGCCATATTAGGACATAATGGTTCCGGTAAATCAACACTGGCAAAGCATATTAATGCAATTCTCAAACCTACAGAAGGTGAAATGACCGTAGACGGAATGAGTACTTCGGAGGAAGATAATGTGTGGTCTGTGCGACAGACTGCAGGCATGGTATTTCAAAATCCGGACAACCAGATTGTAGCTACAATTGTAGAAGAAGATGTAGCATTCGGACCGGAAAATCTCGGTGTACCGACGGACGAAATCTGGGAAAGAGTTAATAAAGCATTAGAATCGGTAAATATGACAATGTACAGAGGGTATTCACCTAATAAACTTTCCGGAGGACAGAAACAGCGGGTTGCAATAGCCGGAGTTCTTGCAATGAAGCCAAAATGTATTGTCCTTGACGAAGCAACGGCAATGCTTGACCCTTTGGGACGTAAAGAAGTAATGAGTGCCATAATTGAATTAAATAAAGTTGAAAAAATCACTGTCATCCTTATAACACATTATATGGATGAAGCAGTTTTAGCAGATAAAATATTTGTCATGGATAAAGGTAAAATTGCAATGGAGGGAACTCCAAGGCAGGTATTCTCCCATGTGGAGGAAATAAGGAAACTGAGGCTTGATGTCCCGGCAGCTACGGCAATGGCATACGAGCTTAGGAAAGCAGGATATAATGTTCCAAAAGATATTTTAACAAGAGATGAATTAGTGGAGGCTGTATGTCAATTATATTAG
- a CDS encoding bL17 family ribosomal protein yields MAGYRKLGRTSAQRKALIRNQVTALLFNGKIVTTEAKAKEIRKVADGLIALAVKEKDNFENVTVTVKVARKDKDGKRVKEVVDGKKKTVYDSVEKTIKKDLPSRVHARREMMKVLYTVTDVPTDNSGKKRNTKTVDVANKLFDEIAPKYAGRNGGYTRIVKIGQRKGDAAMEVLLELV; encoded by the coding sequence ATGGCAGGTTATAGAAAGCTTGGCAGAACATCTGCTCAGAGAAAAGCTTTAATCAGAAACCAGGTAACAGCTTTACTTTTCAATGGAAAAATTGTTACTACTGAAGCTAAGGCTAAGGAAATCCGCAAAGTTGCTGATGGTTTAATTGCATTAGCAGTTAAAGAAAAAGATAACTTTGAGAATGTTACAGTTACTGTTAAGGTAGCACGTAAAGATAAAGATGGTAAGAGAGTTAAAGAAGTAGTTGATGGTAAGAAAAAGACTGTATATGACAGTGTTGAAAAGACTATCAAGAAAGACTTACCTTCAAGAGTACATGCAAGAAGAGAAATGATGAAAGTTCTCTACACTGTAACAGATGTTCCAACAGACAACTCTGGTAAGAAGAGAAATACAAAGACAGTTGATGTCGCAAATAAGTTATTTGACGAAATTGCACCTAAGTATGCTGGACGTAACGGTGGTTACACAAGAATCGTTAAGATTGGTCAGCGTAAAGGTGATGCAGCTATGGAAGTTCTTCTTGAGTTAGTTTAA